From a region of the Seleniivibrio woodruffii genome:
- a CDS encoding flagellar basal body rod C-terminal domain-containing protein: MIQGLYNSLNGMKTQVDALEKTANNVANITTPGYKTPETAAADEVMDKVDIKWSGVDASKEMTDMTVEKRAFQFNVAALKAQDEMLGTLIDLKG, from the coding sequence ATGATACAAGGACTGTATAACAGCCTGAACGGCATGAAAACACAGGTTGATGCGCTGGAGAAGACGGCAAACAACGTTGCAAATATCACCACCCCCGGATATAAAACCCCCGAAACGGCAGCCGCCGACGAGGTTATGGACAAGGTCGATATTAAGTGGTCGGGTGTTGATGCCTCTAAGGAGATGACGGATATGACCGTTGAAAAGCGTGCCTTCCAGTTTAACGTTGCCGCACTGAAAGCTCAGGATGAAATGCTGGGAACCCTTATCGATCTGAAAGGCTGA
- a CDS encoding PAS domain-containing sensor histidine kinase: MSDYNFNGNISNLLKEKHPLVYSLAETVHEMIFILDSMRRIVFFNKRFAEFAENYHLDTTAGLRPGHIFRCTQVHDGETVCGTTPFCCYCGAYKAITSAATGEERVEECRIKSQNGAAFDLKVSTSKIDIEGSPHMLFCVVDISSEKRKQALEKIFFHDINNLAGGLTLISDLLEGYVYIEDWNSISETVPLLSSAMSNLNNEIKSSYMLALAEKDELDVCVASVDVTGMLTSVAKFLKETTLDKEIDFKVQPECENLIIYTDQNILNRVVTNMTKNAAEASKDFSTVTLSYRTEGEKAYIYVQNETVMEEEVKASIFQRSFSTKGAGRGLGTYSMRLLTERYLKGSINFTSTECCGTVFYIEIPLSLSDR; this comes from the coding sequence ATGTCAGATTATAATTTTAATGGCAACATATCGAATCTGCTGAAGGAAAAGCATCCGCTGGTCTATTCTCTCGCAGAGACTGTTCACGAGATGATATTCATCCTCGACAGTATGAGAAGGATAGTTTTCTTCAATAAACGGTTTGCAGAATTTGCCGAAAACTATCATCTGGATACCACAGCAGGCCTGCGCCCCGGACACATATTCCGATGTACGCAGGTGCACGACGGCGAAACTGTCTGCGGAACCACACCCTTCTGCTGCTACTGCGGCGCATATAAGGCCATAACCTCCGCCGCAACAGGCGAGGAAAGGGTTGAGGAGTGCCGTATCAAATCCCAGAACGGAGCGGCGTTCGACCTGAAGGTCAGCACATCAAAAATTGATATCGAAGGCAGTCCCCACATGCTCTTCTGCGTTGTGGACATCAGCTCCGAAAAACGCAAACAGGCGCTGGAAAAGATATTCTTCCACGACATAAACAATCTGGCGGGCGGACTGACACTCATTTCCGATCTTCTGGAAGGCTATGTATATATTGAGGACTGGAACTCCATAAGCGAAACCGTCCCTCTTCTCTCCTCCGCAATGAGCAACCTGAACAATGAAATAAAATCCAGCTATATGCTGGCTCTGGCAGAAAAGGACGAACTGGATGTATGTGTTGCGTCTGTGGATGTTACGGGGATGCTCACCTCGGTTGCGAAATTCCTGAAAGAGACCACCCTGGACAAGGAGATAGATTTTAAGGTTCAGCCGGAGTGTGAGAACCTTATTATATATACCGATCAGAACATACTGAACCGTGTTGTCACCAATATGACAAAGAACGCCGCCGAGGCATCGAAAGATTTCAGCACCGTAACCCTTTCATACAGAACCGAAGGGGAAAAGGCATATATCTATGTTCAAAACGAAACAGTTATGGAAGAAGAGGTAAAAGCGTCTATTTTTCAGAGGTCTTTTTCAACGAAGGGAGCAGGCAGGGGACTTGGAACCTACAGCATGAGGCTTCTTACGGAGAGATATCTTAAAGGGAGCATAAACTTCACATCAACCGAATGCTGCGGAACGGTATTTTATATTGAGATACCGCTCAGCCTTTCAGATCGATAA
- a CDS encoding CoA-binding protein produces MTNLTDDQLKELLLNAKTVAIVGASNKPERASNGIMKFLMKNGYTCVPVNPIEKEVLGVPTVDSLDELDFEPDIVDVFRQSAFAAEVVREAAGKNAKFIWLQEGVESEEAKKIAAYANIPYVEDKCIFKEFLRLGIAR; encoded by the coding sequence ATGACCAATCTTACAGACGATCAGCTTAAAGAACTTTTGCTCAATGCAAAAACAGTGGCAATTGTGGGTGCGTCCAACAAACCCGAACGTGCCAGCAACGGCATAATGAAATTTCTGATGAAAAACGGATACACCTGCGTTCCAGTTAACCCCATTGAAAAAGAGGTTCTGGGAGTGCCCACGGTGGACTCTCTGGACGAGCTTGACTTCGAGCCGGATATTGTCGATGTTTTCCGTCAGAGCGCATTTGCCGCAGAGGTTGTGCGTGAGGCCGCAGGCAAAAACGCAAAGTTCATCTGGCTTCAGGAGGGCGTTGAGTCCGAAGAAGCTAAAAAAATAGCCGCATACGCAAACATTCCTTACGTTGAAGATAAATGTATTTTCAAAGAATTTCTGCGTCTGGGCATCGCAAGATAA